One Streptomyces sp. NBC_00102 DNA segment encodes these proteins:
- a CDS encoding aldo/keto reductase, which yields MEYTRLGKSGLVTSRLIIGCMSFGEPDRGTHPWSTGIDGARPVVRAALDAGINTFDTANVYSAGSSEEIIGALIKEFGVREEVILATKVNGRMGPGPKGGGLSRGAILSQVDESLRRLGTDYIDLYQIHRLDRSVPLEETLQTLDDLVRSGKVRYIGASSMHAREFVRAQYTADLHGWTRFVSMQDHYSLLMREEEREMHPFCIEEGIGVIPWSPLARGRLAREWGTVTHRLRTDEPGSTYYNQAVESDRALVEEVGAVAAERGITRAQVALAWNLHKPAVSAPIVGVSTVEQLQDLVGAVDVKLDDEEIARLEAPYTPRRPAGF from the coding sequence ATGGAATACACGCGTCTCGGAAAGTCCGGCCTGGTCACCTCGCGGCTGATCATCGGTTGCATGAGCTTCGGCGAGCCCGATCGCGGAACACATCCGTGGTCGACCGGAATCGACGGGGCACGGCCGGTCGTCCGGGCGGCGCTCGACGCCGGAATCAACACCTTCGACACCGCGAACGTCTACTCCGCCGGGTCGAGCGAGGAAATCATCGGGGCCCTGATCAAGGAGTTCGGGGTGCGCGAGGAGGTCATTCTCGCAACCAAGGTGAACGGTCGGATGGGCCCCGGTCCCAAGGGCGGCGGGCTGTCGCGCGGCGCGATCCTGAGCCAGGTCGACGAGAGCCTGCGCCGCCTCGGCACGGACTACATCGACCTGTACCAGATCCACCGCCTGGATCGTTCCGTGCCGCTGGAGGAGACCCTCCAGACGCTGGACGACCTGGTGCGTTCCGGGAAGGTCCGCTACATCGGTGCCTCCTCGATGCACGCCCGCGAATTCGTCCGGGCCCAGTACACGGCGGACCTGCACGGCTGGACCCGCTTCGTCTCGATGCAGGACCACTACAGCCTGCTGATGCGCGAGGAGGAGCGCGAGATGCACCCCTTCTGCATCGAGGAGGGCATCGGCGTGATCCCGTGGAGCCCGCTGGCCCGTGGCCGGCTGGCCCGCGAATGGGGCACGGTGACCCACCGGCTCCGGACGGACGAGCCGGGTTCCACCTACTACAACCAGGCGGTGGAGTCGGACCGCGCCCTCGTGGAGGAGGTGGGCGCCGTCGCGGCCGAACGGGGAATCACCCGGGCGCAGGTGGCCCTGGCCTGGAACCTCCACAAGCCCGCCGTCAGCGCGCCGATCGTCGGCGTCAGCACGGTCGAGCAGCTCCAGGACCTGGTGGGGGCGGTCGACGTCAAGCTCGACGACGAGGAGATCGCGCGCCTGGAGGCGCCGTACACCCCGAGGCGCCCGGCCGGCTTCTGA
- a CDS encoding rhodanese-like domain-containing protein, which translates to MANPETRVIHHPDQLIDPEAAEKKRQSGALFIDVRRNRPDAPKGDIEGAVKVGKERADELLDPESPNLIPQLSGLSEDSEIVVFCNSEYGSDPIIEKLNAYGYGNVTHVRGGFARWQAEALPTVDPLPAAEARPAGDR; encoded by the coding sequence ATGGCCAATCCCGAGACGCGCGTCATACACCACCCCGACCAGCTGATCGACCCCGAAGCCGCCGAGAAGAAGCGCCAGTCGGGCGCCCTGTTCATCGATGTGCGCCGGAACCGCCCGGACGCTCCGAAGGGCGACATCGAAGGCGCGGTGAAAGTGGGCAAGGAGCGCGCCGACGAGCTGCTCGACCCCGAATCGCCGAACCTGATCCCGCAGCTCTCCGGCCTGTCGGAGGACAGCGAGATCGTAGTCTTCTGCAACTCGGAATACGGTTCGGACCCCATCATCGAGAAGCTGAACGCCTACGGGTACGGCAACGTCACCCACGTACGGGGCGGCTTCGCCCGCTGGCAGGCCGAGGCGCTGCCGACCGTCGATCCCTTGCCGGCCGCCGAAGCGCGGCCCGCCGGAGACCGGTAG
- a CDS encoding NtaA/DmoA family FMN-dependent monooxygenase (This protein belongs to a clade of FMN-dependent monooxygenases, within a broader family of flavin-dependent oxidoreductases, the luciferase-like monooxygenase (LMM) family, some of whose members use coenzyme F420 rather than FMN.): MSVGRPAGQLWRRKDSRIEEAFSLPLLTEVARAAEDAKFDALFRADNMRLDPSRVRASGPPHYLEPMVVLSALMARTEHIGLIGTASTTFNAPYTLARQFASLDHLSGGRAGWNMVTSTVGEENYGDQPLPPKAVRYARAKEFVDVAIGLWESWEPDALVFDREAGVFADEAKIRTLGHHGEHFQVAGPLNIHRPPQGRPVLVQAGRSEEGRDFAAGYADVVFAAADDVGSAQAFYADMKARARRKGRDPESLKILLGTHVVLGATEADARALEREWVDGIDIDKAVAYLQTVVSPYLRLAELPLDAPIPVPLLDEAEALRDERYQRGAAWLRTHHGQTVRQLAIKHRQNSLHLGFTGTPEQVAAELGELFRERAADGFVLSHSHLPEGLDLLTRGVVPALRRAGLFRHDYEGPTLKHHLGIA, translated from the coding sequence ATGTCGGTCGGGCGGCCCGCCGGACAGCTCTGGCGGCGGAAGGACAGCCGCATCGAGGAGGCCTTCTCGCTCCCTCTGCTCACCGAGGTCGCCCGGGCCGCCGAGGACGCGAAGTTCGACGCGCTGTTCCGCGCCGACAACATGCGCCTCGACCCCTCGCGGGTACGGGCGAGCGGCCCGCCGCACTACCTGGAGCCGATGGTCGTGCTCTCCGCGCTGATGGCGCGCACCGAGCACATCGGCCTCATCGGTACGGCGTCGACCACCTTCAACGCGCCGTACACGCTGGCCCGCCAGTTCGCCTCCCTGGACCACCTCAGCGGTGGTCGCGCGGGGTGGAACATGGTCACCTCCACGGTCGGCGAGGAGAACTACGGCGACCAGCCGCTGCCTCCCAAGGCCGTCCGGTACGCCCGCGCCAAGGAGTTCGTCGACGTCGCCATCGGTCTTTGGGAGAGCTGGGAGCCCGACGCGCTGGTCTTCGACCGTGAGGCGGGCGTCTTCGCGGACGAGGCGAAGATCCGCACGCTCGGCCATCACGGCGAGCACTTCCAGGTCGCCGGCCCGCTCAACATCCACCGCCCGCCGCAGGGCCGGCCGGTGCTCGTCCAGGCCGGCCGCTCCGAGGAGGGCCGCGACTTCGCCGCGGGCTACGCCGACGTCGTCTTCGCCGCGGCCGACGACGTCGGGAGCGCCCAGGCGTTCTACGCCGACATGAAGGCCCGCGCCAGGCGCAAGGGCCGCGACCCGGAGTCGCTGAAGATCCTGCTCGGCACCCATGTCGTCCTCGGCGCCACCGAGGCCGACGCGCGGGCCCTGGAACGCGAATGGGTCGACGGCATCGACATCGACAAGGCCGTCGCCTACCTCCAGACGGTCGTCAGCCCGTACCTGCGGCTCGCCGAACTCCCGCTCGACGCGCCGATTCCCGTACCGCTGCTCGACGAGGCCGAGGCGCTCCGCGACGAGCGGTACCAGCGGGGCGCGGCCTGGCTGCGCACCCATCACGGGCAGACCGTGCGGCAGTTGGCGATCAAGCACCGGCAGAACAGCCTGCACCTCGGCTTCACCGGCACCCCCGAACAGGTCGCCGCCGAGCTGGGCGAGCTCTTCCGGGAGAGAGCGGCGGACGGCTTCGTGCTCTCGCACAGCCATCTGCCGGAAGGGCTCGACCTGTTGACCCGGGGCGTGGTGCCGGCGCTGCGCCGGGCCGGACTCTTCCGGCACGACTACGAGGGCCCGACCCTCAAGCACCACCTCGGCATCGCCTGA
- a CDS encoding ATP-binding domain-containing protein — translation MVREQEFVTLLHERLDALRDGAEGAVRGSLGQPVHGRQARLERDVTVAEQSDRLATLNAVEDGLCFGRIDLRDGTHHHIGRLGIRDEDEARTPLLIDWRAPVARPFYLATGHTPMGLRRRRHLTTRERRVTALHDEILDLDETAPAHRTGHEDPNGDAVLLAAVNATRTGRMTDIVRTIQAEQDRIIRAPHRGVLVVEGGPGTGKTAVALHRAAYLLYAYREQLARRAVLIVGPNPAFLGYIGNVLPSLGETGVLLATPDELFPGVRATGTDTARAAAVKGAARMAEVLRGAVADRQRLPAAPVGIAHERDTLSLEPDTVRRVRALARNTGLPHNLARRPFASGIVDALTRQLADRIGADPLGGPNLLDPSDVEQLREEVADNPEVHAAIDGLWPRLTPEQFLAGYLAAPTGLPAGEAESIRRDDTDPTGLTDRTEWTSADIPLLDEAAELLGEDDSAQRAAEEAERRRRIAYAQGVLDLSEGSRSTDFEDEDDAEILSAHDIIDAERFAERQEEADHRSAAERAAADRTWAFGHIIVDEAQELSAMAWRLLMRRCPTRSMTLVGDPAQTGSVAGADSWSGILGPYVGDRWEHTRLDVNYRTPKEIMETAAEVRRETDPSFEPPRSVRSTGVEPWTLTAEPEKLVRVAAEAVAREARAEGTLAVIAPPELHTELAEALPGASYGTEPDLAAPVVILDARQSKGLEFDSVVVVAPERIRTASPRGVNDLYVALTRATQRLGLVGFGPALPEEDA, via the coding sequence ATGGTTCGCGAGCAGGAATTCGTCACCCTGCTCCACGAACGGCTCGACGCCCTGCGGGACGGGGCCGAGGGCGCCGTGCGGGGCTCGCTGGGGCAGCCCGTGCACGGCCGCCAGGCCCGGCTGGAGCGGGACGTCACGGTCGCCGAGCAGTCGGACCGCCTCGCCACGCTGAACGCCGTCGAGGACGGACTCTGTTTCGGCCGCATCGACCTCCGCGACGGTACGCACCACCACATCGGCCGGCTCGGCATCCGTGACGAGGACGAGGCGCGGACCCCACTGCTCATCGACTGGCGTGCCCCGGTGGCCCGCCCGTTCTACCTGGCCACGGGCCACACCCCGATGGGTCTTCGGCGCCGCAGACACCTGACCACGCGCGAACGCCGGGTCACCGCCCTGCACGACGAGATCCTGGACCTGGACGAGACGGCGCCCGCGCACCGCACGGGTCACGAGGATCCCAACGGCGACGCCGTTCTGCTGGCCGCCGTGAACGCCACCCGCACCGGCCGCATGACCGACATCGTGCGGACCATCCAGGCCGAGCAGGACCGCATCATCCGCGCCCCGCACCGGGGTGTGCTCGTGGTGGAAGGGGGGCCCGGCACCGGAAAGACGGCGGTCGCCCTGCACCGCGCCGCGTACCTCCTGTACGCGTACCGCGAGCAGCTGGCCCGCCGCGCGGTACTGATCGTCGGCCCCAACCCGGCCTTCCTCGGCTACATCGGCAATGTGCTGCCCTCCCTGGGCGAGACCGGGGTGCTCCTCGCCACCCCGGACGAGCTCTTCCCCGGGGTACGGGCCACCGGCACGGACACCGCGCGGGCCGCGGCGGTCAAGGGCGCCGCCCGGATGGCCGAGGTCCTGCGCGGGGCGGTCGCCGACCGGCAGCGGCTGCCCGCGGCCCCGGTCGGGATCGCCCACGAGCGAGACACCCTGTCCCTCGAACCCGACACGGTCCGGCGCGTCCGGGCCCTGGCCCGGAACACCGGGCTGCCGCACAACCTCGCCCGCCGCCCGTTCGCCTCGGGGATCGTGGACGCGCTGACCCGGCAGCTCGCCGACCGCATCGGGGCCGACCCGCTCGGCGGCCCCAACCTCCTCGACCCCTCCGACGTCGAGCAGTTGCGCGAGGAGGTGGCCGACAATCCGGAGGTGCACGCGGCGATCGACGGCCTCTGGCCCCGTCTCACCCCGGAGCAGTTCCTCGCCGGGTATCTCGCGGCGCCCACCGGACTCCCGGCCGGGGAGGCGGAGTCGATCCGCCGCGACGACACCGACCCCACCGGTCTGACGGACCGCACGGAGTGGACCTCCGCCGACATCCCGCTGCTCGACGAGGCCGCCGAGCTGCTCGGCGAGGACGACAGCGCCCAGCGGGCGGCCGAGGAGGCGGAGCGCCGCCGGCGGATCGCGTACGCCCAGGGGGTCCTGGACCTCTCCGAGGGCTCGCGCTCCACCGACTTCGAGGACGAGGACGACGCGGAGATCCTCTCCGCGCACGACATCATCGACGCCGAACGCTTCGCCGAACGCCAGGAGGAGGCGGACCACCGCAGCGCCGCCGAGCGTGCCGCCGCCGACCGGACCTGGGCCTTCGGCCACATCATCGTCGACGAGGCGCAGGAACTCTCCGCGATGGCCTGGAGGTTGCTGATGCGCCGCTGCCCGACGCGTTCCATGACGCTGGTCGGCGATCCGGCGCAGACGGGTTCGGTGGCCGGGGCGGACTCCTGGTCCGGCATCCTCGGGCCGTACGTCGGCGACCGCTGGGAGCACACCCGGCTGGACGTCAACTACCGTACGCCGAAGGAGATCATGGAGACGGCCGCCGAGGTGCGGCGGGAGACCGACCCCTCCTTCGAGCCGCCCCGCTCGGTGCGTTCCACCGGCGTCGAGCCGTGGACCCTGACGGCGGAGCCGGAGAAGCTGGTACGCGTGGCGGCCGAGGCGGTCGCCCGCGAGGCCCGGGCCGAGGGGACCCTCGCGGTGATCGCGCCGCCGGAGCTCCACACCGAGCTGGCCGAGGCCCTGCCGGGTGCCTCGTACGGAACCGAACCCGATCTGGCGGCCCCGGTGGTGATCCTGGACGCCCGGCAGTCCAAGGGGCTGGAGTTCGATTCGGTGGTCGTCGTGGCACCGGAACGGATCAGGACCGCCTCTCCGCGCGGGGTCAACGACCTGTACGTGGCGCTGACCCGCGCGACCCAGCGGCTCGGGCTGGTCGGATTCGGCCCGGCGCTGCCGGAGGAGGACGCCTGA
- a CDS encoding TetR/AcrR family transcriptional regulator C-terminal domain-containing protein yields the protein MPQEPPYRRIAAVLRRRIESGELGPGDRIPSTREIARQWGVAMATATKVIAELRHEGLVRPVSGVGTVVGSAAGTRRPAPAAPPARSAPKAPGTTPGAPPVPGGAAAPLSRERIVATAIAVADAEGLEAVSMRRVANELEAATMSLYRHVADKDELLTLMMDAACSGWRFPADHPAGWRERLELAARLLWETFRRHPWLAPALSVTRPQLLTGALPFTEWVLQALDGRGLDGQTHFTIHITLFNYVRGTAINIEPEVVAEEFTGLTSDEWMDTQESQLREALSAGAFPTLERIAAAGYDFDLDMLFEFGLQRLLDGFAALVDGARHHRP from the coding sequence GTGCCTCAGGAGCCTCCGTACCGCCGGATCGCCGCCGTTCTGCGGCGGCGGATCGAGTCCGGGGAGCTCGGCCCCGGTGACCGCATCCCCTCCACCCGGGAGATCGCCCGGCAGTGGGGGGTGGCCATGGCCACCGCGACCAAGGTCATCGCCGAGCTGCGGCACGAGGGGCTGGTACGGCCGGTGTCCGGCGTGGGCACCGTGGTCGGGAGCGCCGCCGGAACGCGGCGCCCGGCCCCGGCCGCTCCCCCGGCCCGGTCCGCCCCCAAGGCCCCCGGTACGACTCCGGGCGCACCCCCTGTGCCGGGAGGAGCCGCCGCCCCGCTCTCCCGGGAACGGATCGTCGCCACGGCCATCGCGGTCGCGGACGCCGAAGGGCTGGAGGCGGTCTCGATGCGGCGGGTGGCCAACGAGCTGGAAGCGGCGACCATGTCGCTCTACCGGCACGTGGCCGACAAGGACGAACTGCTGACACTGATGATGGACGCCGCCTGCTCCGGGTGGCGCTTCCCCGCCGATCACCCGGCGGGCTGGCGGGAGCGGCTGGAACTCGCCGCCCGGCTGCTGTGGGAGACCTTCCGCCGCCATCCGTGGCTCGCCCCCGCACTGTCGGTGACCCGGCCCCAACTTCTCACCGGGGCGCTGCCCTTCACCGAGTGGGTGCTTCAGGCCCTGGACGGGCGCGGGCTCGACGGGCAGACGCACTTCACGATCCACATCACCCTGTTCAATTACGTGCGGGGAACGGCGATCAATATCGAGCCCGAAGTCGTCGCCGAGGAATTCACCGGCCTGACGAGCGACGAGTGGATGGACACGCAGGAATCACAACTCCGGGAGGCATTGTCGGCCGGAGCTTTTCCGACGCTGGAGCGCATCGCCGCAGCCGGTTACGACTTCGATCTCGACATGCTTTTCGAGTTCGGTCTGCAACGCCTCCTGGACGGCTTCGCCGCCCTGGTCGACGGGGCGCGGCACCACCGCCCCTGA